AGTGCTGGAATTAACTACATCGGAAGTAGTAGATACGCTTAAAATCTCTGGTCGCCATGTATCGGTAGATGCCCCGTTTGTGCAAGGCGAAGAAAACCGGTTATTGGATGTGCTGGAAAATGAAGATGAAGAATCGCCGGATACTGGTTTAATGAACGATTCGTTGCGGAAAGAAGTGCAACGGGCACTTTCGACCTTAACCAAACGCGAAGCCGATGTGATTACGTTATACTTTGGCTTAAATGGAGAGCATTCTTTAACACTGGAAGAAATTGGTGAAAAATTTAATTTAACTCGCGAGCGGGTGCGGCAAATTAAAGAAAAAGCCATTCGCCGGCTACGTCATACCTCCCGCAGCAAAGCCTTAAAACCTTACTTAGGTTAATAAATTTTAAAATTAGATTAAAAGCCTTAGCTAACATGTTAAGGCTTTTTTTGTTTTATACTGGAAAAGCAACCCAGAACCTAAGTTAATTACCATACTGGTTCTATTGCTAATATTTTGTAGTTTTGCCCCGCATTTAAATTTTTCCGATATAAATGGAAGTAGAAAAAGTAAAATTATTGATAATAGGTTCCGGACCAGCCGGTTACACAGCTGCTATTTACGCAGCCCGCGCTGGTTTAAATCCGGTAATGTACCAAGGCTTGCAACCAGGCGGCCAACTTACAATTACGAATGATGTAGAAAATTACCCCGGCTACCCGCAGGGTATTAATGGTCCGCAAATGATGGAAGATTTCCGGGCCCAGGCCGAAAGATTTGGCACCGATATCCGGTACGGTATTGCCACCGAAGTAGATTTTTCCGGACAGCCCCACAAAGTTGTTATTGATGACTCGAAAACCATACAAGCCAACGCGGTGATTTTGGCTACCGGGGCTTCCGCTAAATGGCTCGGCATTGAATCAGAAGCCCGCTTAAACGGGAGTGGTGTATCGGCCTGCGCCGTTTGCGATGGTTTCTTTTACCGCGGCCAAGATGTAGCCATAGTGGGTGCAGGAGATACGGCTTGCGAAGAAGCTACCTACCTAGCCAATTTGTGCTCTAAAGTTTACATGATTGTGCGCAAAGGTGAAATGCGGGCTTCGCTGATTATGCAGCAGCGCGTAAAAAAAACGCCTAATATTGAGATTATTTATAACTCCGTTACCGAAGAAATTTTGGGTGAGCATACGGTAGAAGGAGCCCGGATTAAAAATGCGCTTACCGGCGAAACCCGGATACTGGATGTAAAAGGTTTTTTTGTTGCCATTGGGCACCAGCCTAATTCCGAAATTTTTAAAAAATACATAAATCACGATGCCAACGGGTATTTAAAAACTATTCCGGGCACTTCGCAAACAAACGTAGATGGGGTATTTGCCTGCGGCGATGTGCAGGATTATGTATACCGGCAAGCGGTAACGGCCGCGGGTTCGGGTTGTATGGCAGCCTTGGATGCTGAGCGCTATTTAGTGGCCAATGAGTTGCATTAATTAATTTTACGTTGACCTCTTATGCCACCAGGAAACAGATAAAATTTGCGCCTTGGTAATTCTTTAATTACGGATTTAGAATTTAAAAAATTTAAAAATTTAGCTGATTTACCTTAGGTAAACACATAAGGAGCTAAATCTTAATTTAACAATAAAAGTAGCATAAATGGGGTTAAATGAAGGGTAGTTCATCTATCCCAACTTTATTGCTAAATTTTAAGCACGAATGTTATTTAAAAAAAACGTATATACCTTTTATCTAACCATATTATTCCTGCTCAGCGCCAGTAGCGGCTGGGCCCAGCAGAAGCAGCCTAAAAAATCAAACGACTTTTTTAAACTTCAAACTCCAAAAATACAATACGTTAAGCCCGATACCACGACCTTAATTGAGTACGAGGAGTTTCATGATGATAAATCAGAGGCTAATAAATCTATATTTAACCCAGCCAAAAAACTCTCCATTGTAAGCGAAGACACCACGAGTTTAGATTTAGGGGAACAGAGTATTGTCGAAATTTCGGAGGAAGTATTAATTGACTCGTCCTGGATTAAAATTGCTGGTTATTATTCTATCTGGGATACGCGTAACATTAACCCGTACCGCATGGATGGCCGCCAGATAAAAGAGCCGGTTCCGTTGCAGTTAGTAGATGAAGCCCGCAAACGATTTAGTAAAATGCCCTTAGAGACAACTCCCATAACTTCGGATTTTGGCTTTAGGGGATATCGTTGGCACTATGGCACCGATTTAGATTTAGATACCGGCGATTCGGTATTAGCCGCCTTTGATGGTGTTATCCGGATTGCAGCCTGGGATGGTGGCGGATACGGTAATTACGTGGTGGTAAGACATTACAACGGTCTGGAAACCTTATACGGGCACATGAGTAAAACCCTGGTTAAAGTAGGGCAGTTTGTTAAAGCCGGACAGTTATTGGGTAAAGGTGGCAGTACGGGTCGTAGTACTGGCCCGCATTTGCATTTTGAGGTGCGCTACCAGGGTAACCCCATCGATCCGGAACGTTTATACGATTTTCCGGAATACCGTTTACTGCAAAACGATTTTGTAGTTACAGCGGCGTTGTTTAACTATTATAATTCGGTTAAAAAATACAAAGCCCGGCGCGCCGTATACCATACCGTACGTAGGGGAGAAGTGCTGGGAAGTATTGCTCGCAAGTATGGTGTATCCGTTTCCCAACTTACCCGTTTAAATCATATTTCTGCCCGCAGTACCATTCGTGCTGGTCGCAGGTTACGCGTAAAATAAAGTAAAATGATAAAACTAGATATTCTGGCATTTTCTTCGCATCCGGATGATATTGAATTATCCTGTGCTGGTACCTTAATAGCACATGTTAGAGCCGGTAAAAAGGTAGGGATTATTGATTTAACAAAAGGGGAACTTGGTACCCGGGGAACTCCGGAAATCCGGGAAGCTGAAGCAAAAGCTGCTACTGCCATCATGGGTTTAGATGTACGGAAAAATTTAGGATTTGCGGATGGATTTTTTAAAAATGACCGGGAACATCAGTTAGAAGTAGTAAAAGCATTACGGCAATATCAACCGGAAATTGTAATTGCTAATGCGATTACTGACCGCCACCCTGATCATGGCCGTGGCAGCATCGTGGTTTCTGAGGCGTGTTTTCTGGCTGGTTTAAAGCAAATCAAAACCACTGGTCCGGATGGGCAAATGCAGGAGGCCTGGCGCCCCAAGGCTGTATACCATTACATTCAGGACCGTTTTATTCAACCGGATTTTGTGATGGATATTACGCCTTTTTGGGATATAAAATTGCAGGCAATTAGAGCATTTAAGTCCCAGTTTTTTGACCCGAACAACACCGAACCCAATACGTATATCTCGCAACCCAATTTTTTAAATTTTATTGAAGCGCGCAGCCGCGATATGGGTCATATGATTGGTACCACCTTCGGGGAAGGCTTTACTAAAGAACGCCACATCGGGGTTCGTAGTTTGTTCGATATAATTTAATTCAACTACATAACAGCTTAAACCCAGCGCTTTCCTTAGGGTAAAACAGACGTACCTGCCAGCAGCTACATAAATCATCTGGTATCGGCTTAAGTAAAATTTTAAAAATTTATCTAAGCCGATTTTTTTTCCAGTTAGACGTAGGTGCTAAAACCGGACTTTGATTAGTATGGGCGTTAGGCTTTTCGTTTTCGTACAACCAGGCGGCTAAAACAGCCGCTATTTGGGTTTCAGCATCGTCCGCTGGTGCATTGAGGTTAGCCGGGTCGAAGTATTTTTGAATAAACTTAGTATCAAAATTTCCGGATACAAAAGCGGGATGCTGCAACACGTACTTGCCAAAAGCCAAGGTGTTCTCCACACCGGTAATCTGGTACTCGTCAATCGCCCGGATCATTTTAGCAATGGCTTCTTGCCGGTTAGCCCCAAAAGAAACCAACTTGGCGATCATGGGGTCATAATATATCGGAATGTCCATTCCTTGCGCAAAACCATCATCTACGCGTACGCCTAAACCTTGAGGCCGCTGGTATGTAGCTAATTGCCCTATGTCGGGTAAAAAGTTGTTTTGTGGATCTTCGGCGTACACGCGCAACTCCAGGGCATGGCCGTTAATTTTTAAATCTTGCTGGGTAAAAGATAAAGGCTGGCCTTCGGCAATTTTAATTTGTTCTTTTACTAAATCTAAACCGGTAATTTGTTCGGTTACCGGATGTTCTACTTGCAAACGCGTGTTCATTTCCAGGAAGTAGAAGTTTTGATTTTCGTCCAACAAAAATTCCACGGTTCCGGCCCCGATATAGTTACAGGCTTTTCCTACATTAACGGCACATTGCCCCATATCGGCGCGTAAAGCTGGGCTTAAAATACTGGATGGCGCCTCTTCTATTACTTTCTGGTGCCGGCGCTGAATCGAACATTCCCGTTCAAATAAATGCACGATGTTGCCGTGGGTATCGCCTAAAATTTGAATTTCGATGTGGCGGGGCGAACCAATGTTTTTTTCTATAAAAACGGATCCATCGCCAAAGGCCGAAGTAGCTTCGCTTACGGCCAGGTTCATTTGTTCTTCTAAACTGTCCAGATCATCTACTACCCGCATGCCTTTACCGCCACCACCCGCACTGGCTTTAATTAATATGGGGAAACCTACTTTTTGCGCAATTTCTTTAGCTTCGGCAAGGCTGGAAATGGCTTCTTCGGTGCCGGGCACCATGGGTATGTTATAGTGCGCCACAGCCGCTTTGGCCGCTAACTTGCTTCCCATTAATTCAATAGCCGCCGGATCTGGCCCGATAAAGATAAGCCCGGCCTCTTGAACAGCCTGGGCAAAGCTGGCATTTTCTGATAAAAAACCGTATCCTGGATGCACCGCATCGACCTGTAATGCCTGGCAAACCGCAATAATCTTGTCGCCGCGCAAATAAGAGTCGCTGGATTTGGGGCCACCAATGCAGACTGCCTCATCGGCGTATTGCACATGTAAAGCCGTACGATCGGCTTCGCTGTAAACTGCCACGGTTTTTAATCCCATTTCGCGGGCCGAGCGCATTACCCGTAAGGCAATCTCACCGCGGTTGGCTACCAAGATTTTTTTAATTTTTTTCATTTTGCAATGTACACTGCAACTTTAATAAGTCAAATCCGAATTAAAGTCTATAGATTTACTAGAGTTAATATTTCCTGCAGGGTTTTAGATTGTTTCTGAAACAATTAAATTTTAACTTTGCCGGTGAAATTGAGCGGCTTTTGGCCGGTCTTAATTTTAAAAAATTTATTTTTCCATCATTTAATAGGATACATAGTGGATTTATTTGAAAAACTGTTAGCTAACCGAGGTCCTTTGGGCAGCCATTCGCATTATGCACACGGTTACTTTACATTTCCGAAACTCGAAGGTGAAATTGCCCCTCGTATGATGTTTCGGGGTAAACCGGTACTTACCTGGAGTTTAAATAATTATTTAGGCTTAGCCAATCATCCGGAAGTGCGCAAAGCAGATGCCATGGCCGCTACCGAATGGGGTATGGCTTATCCCATGGGGGCCCGGATTATGTCTGGTAATTCAAATTTACACGAACAACTCGAAGCTGAACTGGCCGAATTTGTAATGAAGCCGGATGCCTTATTACTCAACTTTGGCTACCAGGGAGTGGTATCGATTATTGATGCTTTAGTAGACCGGCACGACGTAATTGTGTACGATGCCGAATCGCACGCGTGTATTATTGATGGGGTACGGTTGCACCAGGGCAAACGCTTTGTGTACGCCCACAATAACATGGTAAATTTAGAAAAGCAGCTACAACGCGCTACCCGGCTGGTAGCCGAAACCGGGGGAGCCATTTTAGTAATTACCGAAGGCGTATTTGGCATGTCGGGTAATTTAGGCAACCTGCCCGCTATTGTGGCTTTAAAAGAAAAATATAATTTCCGGTTGTTTATTGATGATGCGCACGGTTTCGGAACACAGGGTAAGACCGGAGCCGGTACCGGGGAGCATTTTGGCATGCAAGACGGCATTGATGTTTACTTTTCTACTTTCGCTAAATCTATGGCGAGCATTGGCGCGTTTGTGGCTGGTCCGGAGCAGGTAATTGAGTACCTACGCTATAATATGCGTTCGCAAGTTTTCGCCAAATCGTTGCCAATGCCTTTAGTAGTTGGGGCGCTTAAAAGATTAGAGCTTATGCGTAACCATCCGGAATTTAAGGATAAGCTGTGGGAGATTACCAACGCTTTACAAAACGGTTTACGGGAAAAAGGCTTTAACCTGGGTACCACTCAATCTTGTGTAACTCCGGTTATACTTAAAGGACAAATACCCGATGCCACGCAGCTTACCTTAGATTTGCGCGAAAATTATAGTATATTTTGTTCTATTGTAGTGTATCCTGTAGTACCAAAAGACGTAATAATGTTGCGCCTAATACCTACTGCAGCTCATACCTTAGAAGATGTAAAAGAAACAATTGAGGCTTTTGAACAAATTTCGGCGAAATTAGACAAGGGGTTGTATGCAAAATCAGCAATTACAGCATAAAATTCCGTATAAATAGCGATAAAAAAAGCCTTTTCTTTGCTTGGTATTGATTATTGTGTATATTAGGGCGATTAAATATTTATGTTCCACAACTAATAAAACTCTAATGAACAAGTTTAGCAGTGTTAAAGACTTAGTAATGTCTCTGGAAAGTGATTTTGAAAAGTTCTATGAAAAAGGAAATTCAGCTGCCGGTACCCGGGTAAGAAAAGGAATGCAGGATCTGAAAAACCTGGCTCAGGATTTAAGAAAAGAAGTACAGGACATGAAAAACAATGCGGCTGGTGGATCGGAAGAGAAAGCTGGTGCTAAAAAAAGTGCACCTAAGGCTAAGAAGTAAACAAGGAACTTTCACACCAACCAACAAAAAAAGTGGCCCGGAACGGACCACTTTTTTTGTTTTTATATACTTATAGGTTGCAGGTTACAGGTTGCAAGTTTTAATTAATATAAAATTTAAAAATTTAAAAATCTTATTTAACCTCTAACCTGCAACTTGTAACCTGTTACTCCACTGCTACTAAATAATAGTTTTTCTTACCCTTTTGAATAACCAGGTATTTGTTTTGCAGCAATTCAAAATTTAAATCCGTCAGGTTATCCGCTACTTTTTCCCGGTTTATGCTGATGCCGCCGTTCTGCAACATGCGCTTGGCTTCGCCACGCGATTCAAAAATCTGAAATTGAGTGGTGTCGGCTAAGAATTCTACAATGTTGCCAGCTTCCTGGTAAGCAGTTTTTGAAATTTTAATTAAAGGCACACCTTCAAATACAGCCAATAATAAATCTTCGGGCAATGCTCTTAGGGTACTAATATCCCCTTTGCCAAATAAAACTTCGGAAGCTTGCAAAGCAGCCAGATAATCTTCTTCGGAGTGCACCCGGGTGGTTACTTCTTTCGCCAAAGCTTTTTGCAGGATCCGTAAGTGCGGTGCAGCCTGGTGCTCGGTGGTTAAACTTTCAATTTCAGTCCGGGAAAGTAAGGTAAACACTTTAATTAACCGACTGGCTTCTTCATCCGACACATTAAGCCAAAACTGATAAAATTTGTACGGCGAAGTTAAATTAGGGTCGAGCCACACATTGCCGCTTTCCGATTTACCAAATTTAGAACCATCGGATTTAGTAACTAAAGGAGTAGTTAAAGCAAACGCTTTGCCGCTGTCAATTCTACGGATTAATTCGGTACCCGTAGTTATATTACCCCATTGGTCGGAGCCGCCCATTTGCAGGCGCACGTTTTTATTTTTATATAAGTAGTAGTAATCGTAGCCTTGCAGTAATTGGTAAGAAAACTCGGTAAAAGATAAGCCTTCGGCCCGGCCTTCGCCTTCTTCATCTACCTGCAGGCGCTTTTGCACCGATTCTTTTTTCATCATGTAATTTACGGTAAGATGCTTGCCTACTTCCCGTAAAAATCCCAGAAAACTAAATTCCTTAAACCAATCGTAATTGTTAACCATCTCGGCGGAGTTGGCACCGCAATCAAAATTTAAAAATTTTTCCAGTTGCTTCCGGATACCCGCTTGGTTTGTGCGGAGGGCTTCTTCGGATAACAAATTCCGCTCCGCCGACTTACCCGAAGGGTCTCCAATCATACCGGTAGCTCCCCCAACTAAGGCAATAGGTTTGTGGCCGCAGCGTTGCAAATGCACCAGCAGCATAATGGTGGCTAAATTGCCAATGTGCAACGAAGCAGCCGTAGGGTCAAAGCCCACGTAGCCGGTGGTCATTTCTTTGGTAAGTTGTTCTTCGGTGCCCGGCATGGCATCGTGGAGCATGCCACGCCATTTTAATTCTTCAACCAGATTCATGCAGTAAACTAATTAGAAAACAGATGTAAGTACTTGCTCACTTTAAGAAGTACTTAACAAATATTTATTTTTAAATTTTTTATTCAGCCGCAAAGATATCAGATGTTCCTTGTTCCTTGTTAGCCATTGGTATATTTTTGTTCTATGACAGCCGAAGAAATTTTACAAAAGCTGAGAAATAAGCAATACGCGCCCGTTTATTTTTTGCAGGGCGAAGAACCATACTTTATTGATTTAATCTCGGATTACATCGAAAAGAATGTTTTATCGGAAAGTGAAAAAGGTTTTAACCAGGTAGTGCTGTACGGCAAAGATGTTGATATCAGCACGATATTGCTCCAGGCTAAAAGATATCCCATGATGTCGGAACGGTCGGTAGTAATTGTGAAAGAAGCCCAGATGACTGCGGATATTGACCGGGAATCGGGCATAAAGCAATTAGAGGCTTACCTGCAAAATCCTTTACCTTCTACCATTTTGGTTTTTTGCTACAAGCTTAAAGTACTGGACGGTCGTAAATCTCTGGCCAAAACGGTAAACAAGCACGCGGTTTTATTAACTACCAAAAAGTTGTACGAAAACCAAGTACCCGGATGGATTAACGGTTACGTTAAATCCAAAGGTTTACAAATCAGTCCGAAAGCTACCATGCTTTTAAGCGAATACATTGGAGCCGATATATCTCGCTTAGCCAACGAAATTGATAAGCTTACTTTAAATTTAAAGCCTGACCAAACCATTGATGAGCGGATGGTGCAGGAAAACGTGGGCATCAGCAAAGAATATAATATTTTTGAATTACAGACGGCCCTGATTCAAAACGATGTTCTAAAGGCCAACCGGATTATTCAATACTTTGAGGCCAACCCCAAGAACAATCCCATTATTCCAAACTTAACTTTACTGTTTTCTTTTTTTACCAAATTATTGTGCCTGCATGCCTCGCCAGATAAATCGGAAGCGGCCATTAGTAAAAGTTTAGGCAACCGGAGTTTTTTGGTTAAAGAATATGTAACAGCCTTGCGCCATTTCAACTATTACCGTACCGCCCAAATCATTCATTTTATTAGGGTAGCCGATTTGCAAAGTAAAGGAATAGAAGGAGGTAACATGACCGATGGGGAAATTATGCAAGAGTTAATTTTTAAAATTTTACATCCAATTCCGGAGCAAGTTGCGGCCATGTAAACTGTATCTAATTTTTTTAATATTTACCAAAATTTTAGGTGCAACAAAGCGTTATTCTTCCAACTTCTTACCCTTTTTAGAATACGATGCTTTATTAAAACAAAAATAAAGCTGCTGGGCTTCGGCTGTTTTTATTATTTTTAACTTTTAAAATTTGTTATACCGGCCTTGCCGGAACTTAATTTCATGAAAAAACTGCACACCCTTCTGTTAACTTCTGCTCTTATGAGTGCCGGCCATTTGGCCGAAGCGCAACATACGCAGGTGTTTACCAACCCGGATCGTTATTATCACGAAGGTTTAGAACTCTTTGAACGGGAAAAATACGGTGCTGCTCAACAAGCTTTTTCGCAATACGTGAGCCTGATTGGCGATAACACCAAAACCATTGATGCGCAATATTATTACGCCTTGAGCGGATTATATTTGCTGCACGCCAATGCCGAAAAATTAATTCTGGATTTTGCAGCAAATTATCCGGCGCACCCTAAAGCTTCCATTGCTTACCTGGAGTTAGGTAAATTTTACTTTAATAAAAAAGAATACGAAAAATCGATTGAGTACCTGGAGAAGGCGCCTATGGCTCGGCTCGATGAAAAACAAATAAAAGAAGCAGAGTTTAAGCTGGCCTATTCTTACTTTGCCCAAAAGCAGTTCGATAAAGCCAAAGTTCTTTTCGACCGCAACAAAACCGGCGACCACAATTACGTATACGCATCTAATTATTACGCGGGCTACCTGGCTTACCGGAATGCCGATTATGCCAACGCTAAAAACGATTTGCAGATAGCCGAACAAAACGATGCTTACAAGCAGATTGTGCCTTACATGCTCACCGAGATTTACTACAAAGAAGGCAACACCGACGAGGTAATTACTTACGGCGAACGCGTACTCAAACAACAACCAGAACCCCAAAATGCCGACGAAATCCG
The sequence above is a segment of the Adhaeribacter swui genome. Coding sequences within it:
- the holA gene encoding DNA polymerase III subunit delta, translated to MTAEEILQKLRNKQYAPVYFLQGEEPYFIDLISDYIEKNVLSESEKGFNQVVLYGKDVDISTILLQAKRYPMMSERSVVIVKEAQMTADIDRESGIKQLEAYLQNPLPSTILVFCYKLKVLDGRKSLAKTVNKHAVLLTTKKLYENQVPGWINGYVKSKGLQISPKATMLLSEYIGADISRLANEIDKLTLNLKPDQTIDERMVQENVGISKEYNIFELQTALIQNDVLKANRIIQYFEANPKNNPIIPNLTLLFSFFTKLLCLHASPDKSEAAISKSLGNRSFLVKEYVTALRHFNYYRTAQIIHFIRVADLQSKGIEGGNMTDGEIMQELIFKILHPIPEQVAAM
- the trxB gene encoding thioredoxin-disulfide reductase; its protein translation is MEVEKVKLLIIGSGPAGYTAAIYAARAGLNPVMYQGLQPGGQLTITNDVENYPGYPQGINGPQMMEDFRAQAERFGTDIRYGIATEVDFSGQPHKVVIDDSKTIQANAVILATGASAKWLGIESEARLNGSGVSACAVCDGFFYRGQDVAIVGAGDTACEEATYLANLCSKVYMIVRKGEMRASLIMQQRVKKTPNIEIIYNSVTEEILGEHTVEGARIKNALTGETRILDVKGFFVAIGHQPNSEIFKKYINHDANGYLKTIPGTSQTNVDGVFACGDVQDYVYRQAVTAAGSGCMAALDAERYLVANELH
- a CDS encoding peptidoglycan DD-metalloendopeptidase family protein encodes the protein MLFKKNVYTFYLTILFLLSASSGWAQQKQPKKSNDFFKLQTPKIQYVKPDTTTLIEYEEFHDDKSEANKSIFNPAKKLSIVSEDTTSLDLGEQSIVEISEEVLIDSSWIKIAGYYSIWDTRNINPYRMDGRQIKEPVPLQLVDEARKRFSKMPLETTPITSDFGFRGYRWHYGTDLDLDTGDSVLAAFDGVIRIAAWDGGGYGNYVVVRHYNGLETLYGHMSKTLVKVGQFVKAGQLLGKGGSTGRSTGPHLHFEVRYQGNPIDPERLYDFPEYRLLQNDFVVTAALFNYYNSVKKYKARRAVYHTVRRGEVLGSIARKYGVSVSQLTRLNHISARSTIRAGRRLRVK
- a CDS encoding aminotransferase class I/II-fold pyridoxal phosphate-dependent enzyme, with the translated sequence MDLFEKLLANRGPLGSHSHYAHGYFTFPKLEGEIAPRMMFRGKPVLTWSLNNYLGLANHPEVRKADAMAATEWGMAYPMGARIMSGNSNLHEQLEAELAEFVMKPDALLLNFGYQGVVSIIDALVDRHDVIVYDAESHACIIDGVRLHQGKRFVYAHNNMVNLEKQLQRATRLVAETGGAILVITEGVFGMSGNLGNLPAIVALKEKYNFRLFIDDAHGFGTQGKTGAGTGEHFGMQDGIDVYFSTFAKSMASIGAFVAGPEQVIEYLRYNMRSQVFAKSLPMPLVVGALKRLELMRNHPEFKDKLWEITNALQNGLREKGFNLGTTQSCVTPVILKGQIPDATQLTLDLRENYSIFCSIVVYPVVPKDVIMLRLIPTAAHTLEDVKETIEAFEQISAKLDKGLYAKSAITA
- the tyrS gene encoding tyrosine--tRNA ligase gives rise to the protein MNLVEELKWRGMLHDAMPGTEEQLTKEMTTGYVGFDPTAASLHIGNLATIMLLVHLQRCGHKPIALVGGATGMIGDPSGKSAERNLLSEEALRTNQAGIRKQLEKFLNFDCGANSAEMVNNYDWFKEFSFLGFLREVGKHLTVNYMMKKESVQKRLQVDEEGEGRAEGLSFTEFSYQLLQGYDYYYLYKNKNVRLQMGGSDQWGNITTGTELIRRIDSGKAFALTTPLVTKSDGSKFGKSESGNVWLDPNLTSPYKFYQFWLNVSDEEASRLIKVFTLLSRTEIESLTTEHQAAPHLRILQKALAKEVTTRVHSEEDYLAALQASEVLFGKGDISTLRALPEDLLLAVFEGVPLIKISKTAYQEAGNIVEFLADTTQFQIFESRGEAKRMLQNGGISINREKVADNLTDLNFELLQNKYLVIQKGKKNYYLVAVE
- a CDS encoding acetyl-CoA carboxylase biotin carboxylase subunit — encoded protein: MKKIKKILVANRGEIALRVMRSAREMGLKTVAVYSEADRTALHVQYADEAVCIGGPKSSDSYLRGDKIIAVCQALQVDAVHPGYGFLSENASFAQAVQEAGLIFIGPDPAAIELMGSKLAAKAAVAHYNIPMVPGTEEAISSLAEAKEIAQKVGFPILIKASAGGGGKGMRVVDDLDSLEEQMNLAVSEATSAFGDGSVFIEKNIGSPRHIEIQILGDTHGNIVHLFERECSIQRRHQKVIEEAPSSILSPALRADMGQCAVNVGKACNYIGAGTVEFLLDENQNFYFLEMNTRLQVEHPVTEQITGLDLVKEQIKIAEGQPLSFTQQDLKINGHALELRVYAEDPQNNFLPDIGQLATYQRPQGLGVRVDDGFAQGMDIPIYYDPMIAKLVSFGANRQEAIAKMIRAIDEYQITGVENTLAFGKYVLQHPAFVSGNFDTKFIQKYFDPANLNAPADDAETQIAAVLAAWLYENEKPNAHTNQSPVLAPTSNWKKNRLR
- the bshB1 gene encoding bacillithiol biosynthesis deacetylase BshB1; this encodes MKLDILAFSSHPDDIELSCAGTLIAHVRAGKKVGIIDLTKGELGTRGTPEIREAEAKAATAIMGLDVRKNLGFADGFFKNDREHQLEVVKALRQYQPEIVIANAITDRHPDHGRGSIVVSEACFLAGLKQIKTTGPDGQMQEAWRPKAVYHYIQDRFIQPDFVMDITPFWDIKLQAIRAFKSQFFDPNNTEPNTYISQPNFLNFIEARSRDMGHMIGTTFGEGFTKERHIGVRSLFDII